One segment of Clavelina lepadiformis chromosome 2, kaClaLepa1.1, whole genome shotgun sequence DNA contains the following:
- the LOC143445707 gene encoding mitochondrial ubiquitin ligase activator of NFKB 1-like, with the protein MTWFDWIVALADERTVLESSALAVGSSISALFYFLYRRSEAKAKKVDDALALEVGSDLASIVRDAPFSCLQYVAINGRVASTKTFLTCQANNEIKGVVWKKVTTEHKDVWSKYGRTWQNADREISSYEDSIPFELVGDDQTSSVNVIEPFKSSWFGDSMDVVHERFNPASESMMQSIVGFVSGDRLKGFTDTESMLRLGTKLCAIGELAYEDRALKIRPPAEGDYIISKFTQKEIVSKMRGKATFWKVLALLLGAASLTGLYFMIRRLKARYEEMKKEQKIRDELNEIRQQRTAVSGRLNRDSTQNNDQELCLICLTNPRECVLLDCGHICLCVDCLEALPSPKECPVCRSRVARTVPLFHA; encoded by the coding sequence ATGACATGGTTTGATTGGATAGTTGCTTTAGCTGATGAGCGAACTGTGTTAGAAAGTTCGGCTCTTGCTGTTGGCTCCTCCATATCTGCTCTGTTTTACTTTCTCTATCGTAGATCTGAAGCCAAAGCAAAGAAAGTTGATGATGCACTTGCCCTTGAAGTTGGTTCGGATTTGGCAAGCATAGTAAGAGATGCACCATTTTCCTGCCTGCAGTATGTTGCTATTAACGGACGTGTTGCATCtactaaaacttttttaacctGCCAAGCTAATAACGAAATCAAAGGTGTTGTTTGGAAGAAGGTTACAACAGAGCATAAAGATGTCTGGTCGAAATATGGAAGAACTTGGCAGAATGCAGACAGAGAAATATCTTCGTACGAAGACAGTATCCCATTTGAGCTGGTTGGTGATGATCAAACATCATCAGTTAACGTCATAGAACCCTTTAAATCTTCGTGGTTTGGGGATTCAATGGACGTTGTTCATGAACGTTTCAATCCAGCCTCAGAATCAATGATGCAAAGCATTGTTGGTTTTGTTAGTGGCGATAGACTCAAAGGCTTCACAGACACTGAGAGCATGCTAAGGTTGGGCACCAAGCTTTGTGCAATTGGAGAGCTGGCTTATGAAGACAGAGCGCTTAAGATTAGACCCCCGGCCGAAGGCGACTACATAATCAGCAAGTTTACACAGAAAGAAATTGTGTCAAAGATGAGAGGAAAGGCAACTTTTTGGAAGGTGCTTGCGCTTTTGTTGGGTGCCGCATCCCTTACTGGATTATATTTTATGATACGTCGATTAAAAGCTCGCTATGAAGAAATGAAGAAAGAACAGAAGATACGCGATGAACTAAATGAGATTCGACAACAGCGCACAGCAGTTAGTGGTCGTCTGAACAGAGATTCTACTCAAAACAATGATCAAGAGCTGTGCTTGATATGTTTAACCAACCCCAGAGAATGTGTATTGCTTGACTGTGGTCATATATGTTTGTGTGTTGATTGCTTGGAAGCGTTGCCATCTCCTAAGGAGTGTCCAGTTTGTAGATCGAGAGTTGCAAGAACTGTCCCCCTTTTTCATGCATAG